One segment of uncultured Propionivibrio sp. DNA contains the following:
- a CDS encoding DoxX family protein, whose protein sequence is MTAITATLTPSNAASASVARPEATTRAADYGIALLRIALSAMFLSHGLLKLLVFTLPGTAGFFASVGFPAWTAYIVVPAEILAGVALLVGFKTRWVALATLPLLIGALSVHLGNGWLFSAPKGGWEYPLYLVVLAAAQSLLGSGAFALDNVRRTTV, encoded by the coding sequence ATGACTGCGATCACCGCCACCCTTACCCCCTCGAATGCCGCGAGCGCCTCGGTCGCCCGTCCGGAAGCGACGACGCGTGCCGCCGACTATGGCATCGCGCTGTTGCGCATCGCCTTGTCGGCGATGTTCCTCTCGCACGGCCTGCTCAAGTTGCTCGTCTTCACCCTGCCGGGCACGGCGGGATTCTTCGCGTCGGTCGGTTTTCCGGCCTGGACCGCCTACATCGTCGTGCCGGCCGAGATCCTCGCCGGCGTCGCCCTGCTCGTCGGTTTCAAGACGCGCTGGGTTGCGCTCGCCACCTTGCCGCTCCTGATCGGCGCCCTTTCCGTGCATCTCGGGAACGGATGGCTTTTCAGCGCGCCTAAAGGAGGCTGGGAATACCCGCTCTATCTCGTCGTGCTGGCCGCAGCCCAGTCCTTGCTCGGCAGCGGCGCCTTCGCGCTCGACAACGTTCGCCGCACGACCGTCTGA
- the gstA gene encoding glutathione transferase GstA, producing the protein MKLYFSPMACSLSPHIALREAGLDVELVRVDLKSHTLATDGSDFAGINPKGYVPVLELDDGTRLTEGPAIVQYIADLKPAAGLAPQNGTLPRYRLQEWLTFINSEIHKGFGPLFRPTTPDDVKAAARETLAKRLDFVAAQLKDHDYLLGDRFSVADGYLFTVLNWGQWTGVDIARWPALQAFQQRIGSRPAVQAALAAEAAT; encoded by the coding sequence ATGAAACTGTACTTTTCGCCGATGGCCTGCTCGCTTTCTCCGCATATCGCCTTGCGCGAGGCCGGTCTTGATGTCGAACTCGTTCGCGTCGATCTCAAATCGCATACGCTGGCGACGGACGGCAGCGACTTCGCCGGCATCAATCCCAAGGGCTATGTGCCCGTGCTCGAACTCGACGACGGCACCCGCCTGACCGAGGGGCCGGCGATCGTGCAGTACATCGCCGACCTCAAGCCGGCGGCCGGCCTTGCGCCGCAAAACGGGACGCTTCCGCGCTATCGCCTGCAGGAATGGCTGACCTTCATCAACTCCGAAATCCACAAGGGCTTCGGTCCGCTCTTCCGGCCGACGACGCCGGACGACGTCAAGGCGGCGGCGCGCGAGACCCTGGCGAAACGCCTCGATTTCGTCGCGGCGCAACTCAAGGATCACGATTACCTGCTCGGTGATCGCTTCAGCGTTGCCGACGGGTATCTGTTCACGGTGCTCAACTGGGGGCAATGGACCGGTGTCGATATTGCCCGCTGGCCGGCCTTGCAGGCCTTCCAGCAGCGTATCGGCAGTCGTCCTGCGGTACAGGCGGCGCTGGCTGCCGAAGCCGCTACCTGA